In the genome of Penaeus vannamei isolate JL-2024 chromosome 26, ASM4276789v1, whole genome shotgun sequence, one region contains:
- the LOC138866731 gene encoding uncharacterized protein, producing MRTIILVSFVAALSVAAAAPDGCCGGSHGGGGHGGGGYGGGGGHGGGGGRGGRVVKAQLVGVGTLPSTGGGGGGGSGGYGSHGGGSRGGHGRSSGASIVRAELVGVGTLPSTGGGGGGGSGGYGSHGGGSRDGHGRSSGASVVRAELVGVGTLPSTGGGGGGGYGSGGGGSRGGHGRSSGASVVQAQLVGVGSLPSGGGGGHGSNAISTGGGYGGGSGW from the exons ATGAGGACCATT ATTTTAGTGTCATTCGTGGCTGCGTTGAGCGTGGCAGCTGCTGCTCCTGACGGTTGCTGTGGTGGAAGCCATGGAGGCGGAGGTCACGGAggtggaggatatggaggaggcgGTGGccatggaggcggaggaggcagagGCGGCAGAGTGGTGAAAGCACAGCTGGTCGGAGTTGGCACTCTTCCCAGcactggaggaggaggcggtggaggctcAGGAGGTTATGGCTCCCACGGAGGTGGCTCTCGAGGGGGCCACGGCAGATCCAGCGGTGCCAGCATTGTCCGAGCTGAGCTGGTCGGAGTTGGCACTCTTCCCAGCACTGGCGGAGGTGGTGGCGGAGGCTCAGGAGGTTATGGCTCCCACGGAGGTGGCTCTCGAGACGGTCACGGCAGATCCAGCGGTGCCAGCGTTGTCCGAGCTGAGCTGGTTGGAGTTGGCACTCTTCCCAGcactggcggaggaggaggaggaggttatggCTCTGGCGGAGGTGGCTCTCGAGGCGGCCATGGCAGATCCAGCGGTGCCAGCGTTGTCCAGGCACAGCTGGTTGGTGTTGGCAGCCTTCCCTCAGGCGGGGGCGGCGGCCACGGTTCCAATGCCATTTCCACCGGTGGTGGATACGGCGGTGGCAGTGGCTGGTAA
- the LOC113812812 gene encoding uncharacterized protein codes for MRTIILVSFVAALSVAAAAPDGCCGGSHGGGGHGGGGYGGGGGGGGGHGGGGRGGRVVKAQLVGVGTLPSTGGGGGGGSGGYGSHGGGSRGGHGRSSGASIVRAELVGVGTLPSTGGGGGGGYGSGGGGSRGGHGRSSGASVVQAQLVGVGSLPSGGGGGHGSNSISTGGGYGGGSGW; via the exons ATGAGGACCATT ATTTTAGTGTCATTCGTGGCTGCGTTAAGCGTGGCAGCTGCTGCTCCTGACGGTTGCTGTGGTGGAAGCCATGGAGGCGGAGGTCACGGAggtggaggatatggaggaggcggtggaggaggcggtGGCCATGGAGGCGGAGGCAGAGGCGGCAGAGTGGTGAAAGCACAGCTGGTCGGAGTTGGCACTCTTCCCAGCACtggtggaggaggcggtggaggctcAGGAGGTTATGGCTCCCACGGAGGTGGCTCTCGAGGCGGCCACGGCAGATCCAGCGGTGCCAGCATTGTCCGAGCTGAGCTGGTTGGAGTTGGCACTCTTCCCAGcactggcggaggaggaggaggaggttatggCTCCGGCGGAGGTGGCTCTCGAGGCGGCCATGGCAGATCCAGCGGTGCCAGCGTTGTCCAGGCACAGCTGGTTGGTGTTGGCAGCCTTCCCTCAGGCGGGGGCGGCGGCCACGGTTCCAATTCCATTTCCACCGGTGGTGGATACGGCGGTGGCAGTGGTTGGTAA
- the LOC113812807 gene encoding uncharacterized protein: MRTIILVSFVAALSVAAAAPGGCCGGSHGGGGGGYGGGGGGGGGHGGGGGRGGRVVKAQLVGVGTLPSTGGGGGGGSGGYGSHGGGSRGGHGRSSGASIVRAELVGVGTLPSTGGGGGGGSGGYGSGGGGSRGGHGRSSGASVVRAQLVGVGSLPSGGGGGHGSSSGGGYGGGSGW; this comes from the exons ATGAGGACAATT ATTTTAGTGTCATTCGTGGCTGCGTTGAGCGTGGCAGCTGCTGCTCCTGGCGGTTGCTGTGGTGGAAGccatggaggcggaggtggaggatatggaggaggcggtggaggaggcggtggccatggaggcggaggaggcagagGCGGCAGAGTGGTGAAAGCACAGCTGGTCGGAGTTGGCACTCTTCCCAgcactggaggaggaggtggtggaggctcAGGAGGTTATGGGTCCCACGGAGGTGGCTCTCGAGGGGGCCACGGCAGATCCAGCGGTGCCAGCATTGTCCGAGCTGAGCTGGTTGGAGTTGGCACTCTTCCCAGCACTGGCGGAGGTGGTGGCGGAGGCTCAGGAGGTTATGGTTCCGGCGGAGGTGGCTCTCGAGGCGGCCATGGCAGATCCAGCGGTGCCAGCGTTGTCCGGGCACAGCTGGTTGGTGTTGGCAGCCTTCCCTCAGGAGGGGGCGGCGGCCACGGTTCCAGTTCCGGTGGTGGATACGGCGGTGGCAGTGGTTGGTAA
- the LOC113812811 gene encoding uncharacterized transmembrane protein DDB_G0289901-like, giving the protein MRIFIALALLASLGVAAASPTGCCVDGSYSSRGRGGHGGGAGNTGGGHMRGNSYGSSGRGGGGRIVKAHLARVANPPGTFSGSAGGIGRYGTRGSGGHRIPRGPSIVRAQLVRVGTLPSTGSYSSHGRGFRNGFRRFNGKNIVKAQPVSVGTLPSNSVSVGNSYISHRGQFRNSNGRFSSPGITKAQLVSVGTIPKSGGSSGRRPSSHGGPSISKAQLVGVGTFPRTGGGGKRRPISLGGAPQSSIVKAQLVNVGTFPSSYGSGEGNYNSYRRRSQGNYIRSSSSNIVKGQLIGIGLLPNSGGSDGNSSTQGGGSVSSIERSSGPSIVKAQLVGVSTLPGSVGSTNGSGGGNSSTQGESESAIERSSGPSIVKAQLVGFGTLPGTVGSGGGNSSTQGESESAIERSSGPSIVKAQLVDFGTFPGTVGSTNGSGGGNSSTQGESESAIERSSGPSIVKAQLVDFGTFPGTVGSTNGSGGGNSSTQGESESAIERSSGPSIVKAQLVGFGTLPGTVGSTNGSGGGNSSTQGESESAIERSSGPSIVKAQLVGFGTLPGTVGSTNGSGGGNSSTQGESESVIERSSGPSIVKAQLVGFGTLPGTVGSGGGNSSTQGESESAIERSSGPSIVKAQLVGFGTLPDTVGSTNGNGDGNSMSQGGKSESSIERSSGPSIVKAQLVGVGTLPSTVGSSSGSGGGNYSTLSDTNESNEGNSSSHIGRSESSIGRASGLTIVETQVMGVGTLPSIGGSNGENSSSHEFASESSIAKAQLVSIDTFAGSGGNGGEVLAPMDGDLRAALEGTEVPAL; this is encoded by the exons ATGCGAATATTT ATAGCGTTGGCTCTTCTGGCGTCGCTAGGTGTAGCAGCCGCTTCTCCTACAGGATGCTGTGTAGATGGGTCCTACAGTAGCAGGGGAAGAGGTGGCCACGGAGGAGGTGCAGGCAATACAGGCGGTGGCCACATGAGAGGAAATAGTTACGGAAGTAGTGGCCGAGGCGGTGGTGGCAGGATTGTGAAGGCACATCTTGCTAGGGTTGCTAATCCCCCTGGCACCTTTAGCGGCAGCGCTGGAGGCATAGGGAGGTACGGCACTCGGGGCAGTGGCGGACACAGGATTCCCAGAGGACCCAGTATTGTCCGAGCTCAGCTGGTTAGGGTTGGTACCCTCCCAAGTACTGGAAGTTACAGCTCCCATGGAAGAGGATTTCGAAACGGTTTCAGAAGATTCAATGGCAAAAACATCGTGAAAGCACAGCCGGTAAGTGTTGGCACCCTCCCAAGCAATAGTGTCAGCGTTGGGAACAGTTACATCTCCCATAGAGGACAATTTCGAAACAGCAATGGAAGGTTCAGCAGCCCAGGCATCACGAAAGCACAGCTTGTAAGTGTTGGCACCATCCCAAAGTCTGGTGGCAGCAGTGGGAGAAGACCTAGCTCCCACGGGGGTCCCAGCATTTCAAAGGCCCAGCTGGTAGGTGTTGGCACTTTCCCAAGGACTGGTGGCGGCGGTAAGAGGAGGCCTATCTCCCTAGGGGGTGCGCCTCAAAGCAGCATTGTGAAAGCCCAGCTAGTAAATGTTGGCACCTTTCCAAGCAGTTATGGCAGCGGCGAAGGCAATTATAACTCCTATCGAAGAAGGTCGCAAGGAAATTATATAAGATCCAGCAGTTCTAACATTGTGAAAGGGCAACTGATAGGCATAGGCCTCCTTCCAAACTCTGGTGGCAGTGATGGAAATTCTAGCACCCAAGGAGGTGGATCTGTGAGCAGCATTGAAAGGTCCAGTGGTCCCAGCATTGTGAAAGCTCAGTTGGTAGGTGTTAGCACCCTCCCAGGTTCTGTTGGCAGCACTaatggcagtggtggtggaaaTTCTAGCACCCAAGGTGAATCTGAGAGTGCCATTGAAAGGTCCAGTGGTCCCAGCATTGTAAAGGCTCAGCTTGTAGGTTTTGGCACCCTCCCAGGTACTGTTGGCAGCGGTGGTGGAAATTCTAGCACCCAAGGTGAATCTGAGAGTGCCATTGAAAGGTCCAGTGGTCCTAGCATTGTAAAGGCTCAGCTTGTAGATTTTGGCACCTTCCCAGGTACTGTTGGCAGCACTAATGGCAGCGGTGGTGGAAATTCTAGCACCCAAGGTGAATCTGAGAGTGCCATTGAAAGGTCCAGTGGTCCTAGCATTGTAAAGGCTCAGCTTGTAGATTTTGGCACCTTCCCAGGTACTGTTGGCAGCACTAATGGCAGCGGTGGTGGAAATTCTAGCACCCAAGGTGAATCTGAGAGTGCCATTGAAAGGTCCAGTGGTCCTAGCATTGTAAAGGCTCAGCTTGTAGGTTTTGGCACCCTCCCAGGTACTGTTGGCAGCACTaatggcagtggtggtggaaaTTCTAGCACCCAAGGTGAATCTGAGAGTGCCATTGAAAGGTCCAGTGGTCCTAGCATTGTAAAGGCTCAGCTTGTAGGTTTTGGCACCCTCCCAGGTACTGTTGGCAGCACTaatggcagtggtggtggaaaTTCTAGCACCCAAGGTGAATCTGAGAGTGTCATTGAAAGGTCCAGTGGTCCCAGCATTGTAAAGGCTCAGCTTGTAGGTTTTGGCACCCTCCCAGGTACTGTTGGCAGCGGTGGTGGAAATTCTAGCACCCAAGGTGAATCTGAGAGTGCCATTGAAAGGTCCAGTGGTCCCAGCATTGTAAAGGCTCAGCTTGTAGGTTTTGGCACCCTCCCAGATACTGTTGGCAGCactaatggcaatggtgatggaAATTCTATGTCCCAAGGAGGTAAATCTGAGAGCAGTATCGAAAGGTCTAGTGGTCCCAGCATTGTGAAAGCTCAGCTGGTAGGGGTTGGCACCCTCCCAAGTACTGTTGGCAGCAgcagtggcagtggtggtggaaaTTATAGCACCCTCTCAGACACTAATGAAAGCAATGAGGGAAACTCTAGCTCCCATATAGGCAGATCTGAAAGCAGCATTGGAAGGGCCAGTGGGCTCACCATTGTGGAAACACAGGTGATGGGTGTTGGCACCCTCCCGAGCATTGGTGGCAGCAATGGGGAAAATTCTAGTTCTCACGAATTTGCATCCGAAAGCAGTATTGCAAAGGCCCAGCTGGTAAGTATTGACACCTTCGCAGGAAGTGGTGGCAACGGTGGGGAAGTTCTAGCTCCCATGGACGGGGATCTTAGAGCAGCATTGGAAGGCACCGAAGTCCCAGCATTGTGA
- the LOC113812810 gene encoding uncharacterized protein has product MRSFIAIAFVAALSVAAAAPGGCCGGGHGSYGSRGGGGHVGGGGGRGGGGRIIKAQLVGVGTLPSTGGGSHGGTGGYGTRGGGGHRFSRGPSIVQAQLVGVGTLPSIGGTGGGGYSSHGSGSRSSFGRSRGPQIVKAQLVGVGTLPSTGGTGGGSYGSHGSGSRSSFGRSTGPQIVKAQLVGVGTLPSTGGTGGGSYGSHGGGGSRGGHGRSSGASIVRAQLVGVGTLPSGGGGGHAASAGGGYGSRGW; this is encoded by the exons ATGCGGTCCTTC ATAGCTATAGCTTTCGTGGCGGCGCTGAGTGTCGCCGCAGCTGCGCCCGGAGGTTGCTGTGGAGGCGGCCATGGCTCCTACGgcagcaggggaggaggaggccatgTAGGGGGAGGCGGTGGTCGTGGCGGCGGTGGCAGGATCATTAAGGCACAGCTTGTCGGCGTTGGCACTCTTCCCAGCACCGGTGGAGGCAGCCATGGAGGCACTGGGGGATATGGCACCCGAGGCGGTGGTGGACACAGGTTCTCCAGAGGACCTAGTATTGTCCAAGCTCAGCTGGTCGGTGTTGGCACTCTCCCGAGCATCGGTGGCACAGGCGGTGGAGGTTATAGTTCGCATGGAAGCGGATCGAGGAGCAGCTTCGGCAGATCCAGAGGTCCGCAAATTGTGAAAGCACAGCTGGTCGGAGTTGGCACTCTCCCGAGCACCGGTGGCACAGGCGGCGGAAGCTATGGTTCGCATGGAAGCGGATCTAGAAGCAGCTTCGGCAGATCCACAGGTCCGCAAATTGTGAAAGCACAGCTGGTCGGTGTCGGCACTCTCCCCAGCACCGGTGGCACAGGCGGTGGAAGCTACGGCTCtcacggaggaggaggatctcGCGGTGGCCACGGCAGGTCGAGCGGCGCCAGCATCGTCCGGGCTCAGCTGGTCGGCGTCGGCACCCTTCCGTCTGGCGGAGGCGGAGGACACGCTGCTTCGGCCGGCGGGGGATACGGTAGCAGAGGCTGGTAA